One window of Mauremys reevesii isolate NIE-2019 linkage group 4, ASM1616193v1, whole genome shotgun sequence genomic DNA carries:
- the ATXN2L gene encoding ataxin-2-like protein isoform X4 — MYKSQDRGCPGCADRSRDSFSRPRCEAVLAEGSLCACALSFTCPHLRGQSTGKGPPQSPVFEGVYNNSRMLHFLTAVVGSTCDVKVKNGSTFEGIFKTLSSKFELAVDAVHRKTPDQLVGPKREDIVDTMVFKPTDVMLVHFRNVDFNYATKDKFTDSAIAMNSKVNGEHKEKVLQRWEGGDSNSDDYDLESDMSNGWDPNEMFKFNEENYGVKTTYDSSLSSYTVPLEKDNSEEFRQREARAAQLAREIESSPQYRLRIAMENDDGRTEEEKHSSVQRQVSGRDSPSLASREGKYVPLPQRVREGSRGGIRCSSSRGGRPGVGSMPPRGSAHHPDSNSSPAPEQRGINGGPSRMSPKSQRPIRGAKTMSSPSSRPVEVSAAPPAVGRMYPPRSPKSASATPASSQDSPAGSAVSAAPASPSEARTGLESSVSPTPSSPKVAAPVLATAIEGKEAPTSVAKDPGRTLEATGSCELNKAANKAGLQNEQKRTQLEELRKFGAQFKLQPSSSPETSLESFSARPKEPLEGKEKSLEPGICEGPEEAPPVSMVPKPNGTSLELLPESGKEEKGLCEVAEQQAASPPCKGEPEDKEEGPVSEQVKKSTLNPNAKEFNPSKTLLSVNKSTSTPTSPGPRTHSTPSIPVITAGQTGMYSPQYISYIPQIHMSPAVQAPQMYPYPVSSSVPGQQGKYRGAKGTLPPQRSDQHQPTSAPPIMQAAAAAGPPLVAATPYSSYISYNPQQFTGQPTMMQPMAHYPSQPVFAPMLQSNPRMMTSGSHPQAIVSSSTPQYPPSEQPTPQTLYATVHQSYPHHATQLHPHQPQPATTPTGNQQQAQHAAPSPVQHQGGQPPHLASAQQQQNLYHTATLTATPPSITPGPSAQSPQSSFPQQAVYAIHAHQQLQHSYTNMAHVTQAHVQTGITAAPPPHPGAPHPPQVMLLHPSQTHGGPPQGGVPQSGVPTLSASTPSPYTYIGHHQVSPIPAAPIPPPWKLKPRFLTVN; from the exons ATGTACAAGTCACAGGACAGGGGGTGTCCAGGTTGCGCGGACAGAAGCCGGGACTCATTCTCCCGTCCCCGCTGTGAGGCGGTCCTGGCGGAGGGATCCCTCTGCGCCTGCGCTCTCAGCTtcacctgcccccacctccg GGGGCAGAGCACAGGCAAGGGGCCTCCCCAGTCTCCA GTGTTCGAAGGTGTCTATAACAATTCTCGAATGCTGCATTTCCTGACGGCTGTTGTG GGCTCCACGTGTGATGTGAAGGTGAAAAATGGCAGCACCTTTGAGGGGATTTTTAAAACCCTCAGCTCTAAG TTCGAGCTTGCTGTGGATGCGGTGCACAGGAAGACCCCAGATCAGCTGGTGGGACCTAAGCGGGAGGACATTGTGGACACCATGGTCTTCAAGCCCACTGATGTCATGCTGGTGCATTTCCGTAATGTCGATTTCAATTACGCCACCAAAG ACAAGTTCACGGACTCTGCCATTGCCATGAACTCCAAGGTTAACGGGGAGCACAAAGAGaaggtgctgcagcgctgggaaggaggggacAGTAACAGTGATGACTATGACCTGGAATCTGACATG TCAAACGGCTGGGATCCCAATGAGATGTTCAAGTTTAATGAAGAGAACTATGGCGTGAAGACAACGTACGACAGCAGTTTGTCCTCCTACAC CGTTCCTCTAGAGAAAGATAACTCGGAGGAGTTCCGGCAGCGGGAAGCCCGGGCGGCCCAGTTGGCCCGGGAGATTGAGTCGAGCCCCCAGTACCGCCTGCGCATTGCCATGGAGAATGATGATGGCCGGACGGAGGAGGAGAAGCACAGCTCTGTGCAGAGACAGGTGTCTGGCAGGGATAGCCCCAGCTTGGCCTCCAG GGAGGGCAAGTATGTCCCGCTACCACAGCGCGTCAGAGAGGGCTCGCGAGGAGGCATCCGGTGCAGCAGCTCCCGGGGTGGGAGGCCAGGGGTGGGGTCCATGCCTCCCCGGGGCAGTGCGCACCATCCAGACAGCAACTCTAGTCCCGCCCCGGAGCAGCGAGGGATCAATGGAG GACCCTCCCGAATGTCTCCGAAGTCCCAGCGTCCCATCCGGGGTGCCAAGACCATGTCTTCCCCGTCAAGCCGCCCTGTGGAGGTCTCGGCAGCTCCCCCTGCAG TGGGCCGCATGTACCCTCCTCGCTCTCCCAAGTCTGCTTCAGCCACTCCAGCCTCTTCCCAGGATTCTCCGGCGGGCTCTGCCGTGTCAGCAGCACCCGCATCCCCGTCGGAGGCCAGAACTGGCCTGGAGTCAAGTGTTTCCCCAACCCCCTCTTCTCCCAAAGTAGCCGCTCCCGTGCTGGCCACTGCTATTGAGG GGAAAGAGGCTCCCACATCTGTGGCTAAAGATCCTGGCAGAACCTTGGAAGCGACAGGGTCATGTGAGCTCAACAAGGCAGCTAACAAAG CAGGGCTGCAGAATGAGCAGAAGCGGACCCAGCTGGAGGAGCTGCGCAAGTTTGGGGCCCAGTTCAAG ctccagccaaGCAGTTCCCCAGAGACCAGCCTGGAGTCCTTCAGTGCCAGGCCCAAAGAGCCTCTGGAGGGCAAGGAGAAGTCCCTTGAGCCAGGCATCTGCGAGGGGCCCGAGGAGGCCCCCCCTGTGAGCATGGTGCCAAAGCCCAATGGGACCAGCCTGGAGCTGCTGCCGGAGAGTGGCAAAGAGGAGAAGGGGCTGTGTGAGGTGGCCGAGCAGCAGGCGGCCAGCCCCCCATGCAAGGGCGAGCCCGAGGACAAAGAGGAGGGGCCTGTGTCTGA GCAAGTGAAGAAATCAACTCTGAATCCCAACGCCAAGGAGTTCAACCCCTCAAAAACGCTGCTTTCCGTG AACAAGTCGACGAGCACCCCCACGTCACCGGGCCCTCGCACCCATTCCACTCCCTCCATCCCAGTGATCACGGCCGGCCAGACAGGCATGTACAGCCCCCAGTACATTTCCTACATACCTCAGATCCACATGAGCCCTGCCGTCCAG GCGCCCCAGATGTACCCctaccctgtctccagctctgtgcctggccagcagggcaAGTACCGAGGGGCCAAAG GTACCCTCCCGCCCCAGCGCTCGGACCAACATCAGCCAACATCCGCACCCCCCATTATGCAGGCGGCAGCGGCGGCAGGGCCCCCCCTGGTAGCAGCTACACCCTACTCCTCCTACATTTCCTATAACCCCCAGCAGTTCACGGGGCAGCCCACCATGATGCAGCCTATGGCGCACTACCCTTCTCAG CCTGTATTCGCCCCGATGCTCCAGAGCAATCCCCGCATGATGACATCTGGCAGCCACCCCCAGGCCATTGTGTCGTCTTCCACGCCCCAGTACCCCCCCTCGGAGCAGCCCACGCCCCAGACGCTCTATG CTACAGTTCATCAGTCCTATCCCCACCATGCAACACAGCTGCACCCCCACCAGCCTCAGCCAGCCACCACCCCGACAGGGAACCAACAGCAGGCCCagcacgctgcccccagccctgtacaG CACCAGGGTGGGCAGCCGCCCCACCTGGccagtgcccagcagcagcagaacctgTACCACACAGCCACGCTGACGGCCACGCCGCCCTCCATCACGCCAGGGCCCAGCGCCCAGTCCCCCCAGAGCAGCTTCCCACAGCAGGCTGTCTACGCCATCCACGCCCaccagcagctgcagcacagctaCACCAACATGGCCCATGTCACCCAG GCCCATGTCCAGACTGGAATAACAGCAgcaccgcccccccaccccggggcgcCTCATCCCCCTCAGGTCATGCTGCTCCACCCCTCGCAGACCCATGGGGGGCCCCCCCAAGGCGGTGTGCCACAGAGTGGGGTGCCCACCCTCTCAGCCTCCACACCATCTCCATACACCTATATAGGACACCATCAAg TCTCACCcatcccagcagctcccattccaCCCCCCTGGAAATTGAAGCCTCGATTCCTGACTGTGAACTGA
- the ATXN2L gene encoding ataxin-2-like protein isoform X1 yields MRHSCTGVAVLVGVQSHQWDSDIQLSLSQIHLGGGFPAVLSLPSHWAMCWGCWVFEGVYNNSRMLHFLTAVVGSTCDVKVKNGSTFEGIFKTLSSKFELAVDAVHRKTPDQLVGPKREDIVDTMVFKPTDVMLVHFRNVDFNYATKDKFTDSAIAMNSKVNGEHKEKVLQRWEGGDSNSDDYDLESDMSNGWDPNEMFKFNEENYGVKTTYDSSLSSYTVPLEKDNSEEFRQREARAAQLAREIESSPQYRLRIAMENDDGRTEEEKHSSVQRQVSGRDSPSLASREGKYVPLPQRVREGSRGGIRCSSSRGGRPGVGSMPPRGSAHHPDSNSSPAPEQRGINGGPSRMSPKSQRPIRGAKTMSSPSSRPVEVSAAPPAVGRMYPPRSPKSASATPASSQDSPAGSAVSAAPASPSEARTGLESSVSPTPSSPKVAAPVLATAIEGKEAPTSVAKDPGRTLEATGSCELNKAANKAGLQNEQKRTQLEELRKFGAQFKLQPSSSPETSLESFSARPKEPLEGKEKSLEPGICEGPEEAPPVSMVPKPNGTSLELLPESGKEEKGLCEVAEQQAASPPCKGEPEDKEEGPVSEQVKKSTLNPNAKEFNPSKTLLSVNKSTSTPTSPGPRTHSTPSIPVITAGQTGMYSPQYISYIPQIHMSPAVQAPQMYPYPVSSSVPGQQGKYRGAKGTLPPQRSDQHQPTSAPPIMQAAAAAGPPLVAATPYSSYISYNPQQFTGQPTMMQPMAHYPSQPVFAPMLQSNPRMMTSGSHPQAIVSSSTPQYPPSEQPTPQTLYATVHQSYPHHATQLHPHQPQPATTPTGNQQQAQHAAPSPVQHQGGQPPHLASAQQQQNLYHTATLTATPPSITPGPSAQSPQSSFPQQAVYAIHAHQQLQHSYTNMAHVTQAHVQTGITAAPPPHPGAPHPPQVMLLHPSQTHGGPPQGGVPQSGVPTLSASTPSPYTYIGHHQVSPIPAAPIPPPWKLKPRFLTVN; encoded by the exons ATGAGGCACAGCTGCACGGGAGTTGCAGTGCTAGTGGGAGTACAGAGTCACCAGTGGGACTCTGACATCCAGCTGTCTCTCTCTCAGATCCACCTTGGAGGAGGTTTCCCTGCAGTGCTGTCTCTTCCCTCTCACTGGGCCATGTGCTGGGGTtgctgg GTGTTCGAAGGTGTCTATAACAATTCTCGAATGCTGCATTTCCTGACGGCTGTTGTG GGCTCCACGTGTGATGTGAAGGTGAAAAATGGCAGCACCTTTGAGGGGATTTTTAAAACCCTCAGCTCTAAG TTCGAGCTTGCTGTGGATGCGGTGCACAGGAAGACCCCAGATCAGCTGGTGGGACCTAAGCGGGAGGACATTGTGGACACCATGGTCTTCAAGCCCACTGATGTCATGCTGGTGCATTTCCGTAATGTCGATTTCAATTACGCCACCAAAG ACAAGTTCACGGACTCTGCCATTGCCATGAACTCCAAGGTTAACGGGGAGCACAAAGAGaaggtgctgcagcgctgggaaggaggggacAGTAACAGTGATGACTATGACCTGGAATCTGACATG TCAAACGGCTGGGATCCCAATGAGATGTTCAAGTTTAATGAAGAGAACTATGGCGTGAAGACAACGTACGACAGCAGTTTGTCCTCCTACAC CGTTCCTCTAGAGAAAGATAACTCGGAGGAGTTCCGGCAGCGGGAAGCCCGGGCGGCCCAGTTGGCCCGGGAGATTGAGTCGAGCCCCCAGTACCGCCTGCGCATTGCCATGGAGAATGATGATGGCCGGACGGAGGAGGAGAAGCACAGCTCTGTGCAGAGACAGGTGTCTGGCAGGGATAGCCCCAGCTTGGCCTCCAG GGAGGGCAAGTATGTCCCGCTACCACAGCGCGTCAGAGAGGGCTCGCGAGGAGGCATCCGGTGCAGCAGCTCCCGGGGTGGGAGGCCAGGGGTGGGGTCCATGCCTCCCCGGGGCAGTGCGCACCATCCAGACAGCAACTCTAGTCCCGCCCCGGAGCAGCGAGGGATCAATGGAG GACCCTCCCGAATGTCTCCGAAGTCCCAGCGTCCCATCCGGGGTGCCAAGACCATGTCTTCCCCGTCAAGCCGCCCTGTGGAGGTCTCGGCAGCTCCCCCTGCAG TGGGCCGCATGTACCCTCCTCGCTCTCCCAAGTCTGCTTCAGCCACTCCAGCCTCTTCCCAGGATTCTCCGGCGGGCTCTGCCGTGTCAGCAGCACCCGCATCCCCGTCGGAGGCCAGAACTGGCCTGGAGTCAAGTGTTTCCCCAACCCCCTCTTCTCCCAAAGTAGCCGCTCCCGTGCTGGCCACTGCTATTGAGG GGAAAGAGGCTCCCACATCTGTGGCTAAAGATCCTGGCAGAACCTTGGAAGCGACAGGGTCATGTGAGCTCAACAAGGCAGCTAACAAAG CAGGGCTGCAGAATGAGCAGAAGCGGACCCAGCTGGAGGAGCTGCGCAAGTTTGGGGCCCAGTTCAAG ctccagccaaGCAGTTCCCCAGAGACCAGCCTGGAGTCCTTCAGTGCCAGGCCCAAAGAGCCTCTGGAGGGCAAGGAGAAGTCCCTTGAGCCAGGCATCTGCGAGGGGCCCGAGGAGGCCCCCCCTGTGAGCATGGTGCCAAAGCCCAATGGGACCAGCCTGGAGCTGCTGCCGGAGAGTGGCAAAGAGGAGAAGGGGCTGTGTGAGGTGGCCGAGCAGCAGGCGGCCAGCCCCCCATGCAAGGGCGAGCCCGAGGACAAAGAGGAGGGGCCTGTGTCTGA GCAAGTGAAGAAATCAACTCTGAATCCCAACGCCAAGGAGTTCAACCCCTCAAAAACGCTGCTTTCCGTG AACAAGTCGACGAGCACCCCCACGTCACCGGGCCCTCGCACCCATTCCACTCCCTCCATCCCAGTGATCACGGCCGGCCAGACAGGCATGTACAGCCCCCAGTACATTTCCTACATACCTCAGATCCACATGAGCCCTGCCGTCCAG GCGCCCCAGATGTACCCctaccctgtctccagctctgtgcctggccagcagggcaAGTACCGAGGGGCCAAAG GTACCCTCCCGCCCCAGCGCTCGGACCAACATCAGCCAACATCCGCACCCCCCATTATGCAGGCGGCAGCGGCGGCAGGGCCCCCCCTGGTAGCAGCTACACCCTACTCCTCCTACATTTCCTATAACCCCCAGCAGTTCACGGGGCAGCCCACCATGATGCAGCCTATGGCGCACTACCCTTCTCAG CCTGTATTCGCCCCGATGCTCCAGAGCAATCCCCGCATGATGACATCTGGCAGCCACCCCCAGGCCATTGTGTCGTCTTCCACGCCCCAGTACCCCCCCTCGGAGCAGCCCACGCCCCAGACGCTCTATG CTACAGTTCATCAGTCCTATCCCCACCATGCAACACAGCTGCACCCCCACCAGCCTCAGCCAGCCACCACCCCGACAGGGAACCAACAGCAGGCCCagcacgctgcccccagccctgtacaG CACCAGGGTGGGCAGCCGCCCCACCTGGccagtgcccagcagcagcagaacctgTACCACACAGCCACGCTGACGGCCACGCCGCCCTCCATCACGCCAGGGCCCAGCGCCCAGTCCCCCCAGAGCAGCTTCCCACAGCAGGCTGTCTACGCCATCCACGCCCaccagcagctgcagcacagctaCACCAACATGGCCCATGTCACCCAG GCCCATGTCCAGACTGGAATAACAGCAgcaccgcccccccaccccggggcgcCTCATCCCCCTCAGGTCATGCTGCTCCACCCCTCGCAGACCCATGGGGGGCCCCCCCAAGGCGGTGTGCCACAGAGTGGGGTGCCCACCCTCTCAGCCTCCACACCATCTCCATACACCTATATAGGACACCATCAAg TCTCACCcatcccagcagctcccattccaCCCCCCTGGAAATTGAAGCCTCGATTCCTGACTGTGAACTGA
- the ATXN2L gene encoding ataxin-2-like protein isoform X2: MRHSCTGVAVLVGVQSHQWDSDIQLSLSQIHLGGGFPAVLSLPSHWAMCWGCWVFEGVYNNSRMLHFLTAVVGSTCDVKVKNGSTFEGIFKTLSSKFELAVDAVHRKTPDQLVGPKREDIVDTMVFKPTDVMLVHFRNVDFNYATKDKFTDSAIAMNSKVNGEHKEKVLQRWEGGDSNSDDYDLESDMSNGWDPNEMFKFNEENYGVKTTYDSSLSSYTVPLEKDNSEEFRQREARAAQLAREIESSPQYRLRIAMENDDGRTEEEKHSSVQRQVSGRDSPSLASREGKYVPLPQRVREGSRGGIRCSSSRGGRPGVGSMPPRGSAHHPDSNSSPAPEQRGINGGPSRMSPKSQRPIRGAKTMSSPSSRPVEVSAAPPAVGRMYPPRSPKSASATPASSQDSPAGSAVSAAPASPSEARTGLESSVSPTPSSPKVAAPVLATAIEGKEAPTSVAKDPGRTLEATGSCELNKAANKGLQNEQKRTQLEELRKFGAQFKLQPSSSPETSLESFSARPKEPLEGKEKSLEPGICEGPEEAPPVSMVPKPNGTSLELLPESGKEEKGLCEVAEQQAASPPCKGEPEDKEEGPVSEQVKKSTLNPNAKEFNPSKTLLSVNKSTSTPTSPGPRTHSTPSIPVITAGQTGMYSPQYISYIPQIHMSPAVQAPQMYPYPVSSSVPGQQGKYRGAKGTLPPQRSDQHQPTSAPPIMQAAAAAGPPLVAATPYSSYISYNPQQFTGQPTMMQPMAHYPSQPVFAPMLQSNPRMMTSGSHPQAIVSSSTPQYPPSEQPTPQTLYATVHQSYPHHATQLHPHQPQPATTPTGNQQQAQHAAPSPVQHQGGQPPHLASAQQQQNLYHTATLTATPPSITPGPSAQSPQSSFPQQAVYAIHAHQQLQHSYTNMAHVTQAHVQTGITAAPPPHPGAPHPPQVMLLHPSQTHGGPPQGGVPQSGVPTLSASTPSPYTYIGHHQVSPIPAAPIPPPWKLKPRFLTVN; the protein is encoded by the exons ATGAGGCACAGCTGCACGGGAGTTGCAGTGCTAGTGGGAGTACAGAGTCACCAGTGGGACTCTGACATCCAGCTGTCTCTCTCTCAGATCCACCTTGGAGGAGGTTTCCCTGCAGTGCTGTCTCTTCCCTCTCACTGGGCCATGTGCTGGGGTtgctgg GTGTTCGAAGGTGTCTATAACAATTCTCGAATGCTGCATTTCCTGACGGCTGTTGTG GGCTCCACGTGTGATGTGAAGGTGAAAAATGGCAGCACCTTTGAGGGGATTTTTAAAACCCTCAGCTCTAAG TTCGAGCTTGCTGTGGATGCGGTGCACAGGAAGACCCCAGATCAGCTGGTGGGACCTAAGCGGGAGGACATTGTGGACACCATGGTCTTCAAGCCCACTGATGTCATGCTGGTGCATTTCCGTAATGTCGATTTCAATTACGCCACCAAAG ACAAGTTCACGGACTCTGCCATTGCCATGAACTCCAAGGTTAACGGGGAGCACAAAGAGaaggtgctgcagcgctgggaaggaggggacAGTAACAGTGATGACTATGACCTGGAATCTGACATG TCAAACGGCTGGGATCCCAATGAGATGTTCAAGTTTAATGAAGAGAACTATGGCGTGAAGACAACGTACGACAGCAGTTTGTCCTCCTACAC CGTTCCTCTAGAGAAAGATAACTCGGAGGAGTTCCGGCAGCGGGAAGCCCGGGCGGCCCAGTTGGCCCGGGAGATTGAGTCGAGCCCCCAGTACCGCCTGCGCATTGCCATGGAGAATGATGATGGCCGGACGGAGGAGGAGAAGCACAGCTCTGTGCAGAGACAGGTGTCTGGCAGGGATAGCCCCAGCTTGGCCTCCAG GGAGGGCAAGTATGTCCCGCTACCACAGCGCGTCAGAGAGGGCTCGCGAGGAGGCATCCGGTGCAGCAGCTCCCGGGGTGGGAGGCCAGGGGTGGGGTCCATGCCTCCCCGGGGCAGTGCGCACCATCCAGACAGCAACTCTAGTCCCGCCCCGGAGCAGCGAGGGATCAATGGAG GACCCTCCCGAATGTCTCCGAAGTCCCAGCGTCCCATCCGGGGTGCCAAGACCATGTCTTCCCCGTCAAGCCGCCCTGTGGAGGTCTCGGCAGCTCCCCCTGCAG TGGGCCGCATGTACCCTCCTCGCTCTCCCAAGTCTGCTTCAGCCACTCCAGCCTCTTCCCAGGATTCTCCGGCGGGCTCTGCCGTGTCAGCAGCACCCGCATCCCCGTCGGAGGCCAGAACTGGCCTGGAGTCAAGTGTTTCCCCAACCCCCTCTTCTCCCAAAGTAGCCGCTCCCGTGCTGGCCACTGCTATTGAGG GGAAAGAGGCTCCCACATCTGTGGCTAAAGATCCTGGCAGAACCTTGGAAGCGACAGGGTCATGTGAGCTCAACAAGGCAGCTAACAAAG GGCTGCAGAATGAGCAGAAGCGGACCCAGCTGGAGGAGCTGCGCAAGTTTGGGGCCCAGTTCAAG ctccagccaaGCAGTTCCCCAGAGACCAGCCTGGAGTCCTTCAGTGCCAGGCCCAAAGAGCCTCTGGAGGGCAAGGAGAAGTCCCTTGAGCCAGGCATCTGCGAGGGGCCCGAGGAGGCCCCCCCTGTGAGCATGGTGCCAAAGCCCAATGGGACCAGCCTGGAGCTGCTGCCGGAGAGTGGCAAAGAGGAGAAGGGGCTGTGTGAGGTGGCCGAGCAGCAGGCGGCCAGCCCCCCATGCAAGGGCGAGCCCGAGGACAAAGAGGAGGGGCCTGTGTCTGA GCAAGTGAAGAAATCAACTCTGAATCCCAACGCCAAGGAGTTCAACCCCTCAAAAACGCTGCTTTCCGTG AACAAGTCGACGAGCACCCCCACGTCACCGGGCCCTCGCACCCATTCCACTCCCTCCATCCCAGTGATCACGGCCGGCCAGACAGGCATGTACAGCCCCCAGTACATTTCCTACATACCTCAGATCCACATGAGCCCTGCCGTCCAG GCGCCCCAGATGTACCCctaccctgtctccagctctgtgcctggccagcagggcaAGTACCGAGGGGCCAAAG GTACCCTCCCGCCCCAGCGCTCGGACCAACATCAGCCAACATCCGCACCCCCCATTATGCAGGCGGCAGCGGCGGCAGGGCCCCCCCTGGTAGCAGCTACACCCTACTCCTCCTACATTTCCTATAACCCCCAGCAGTTCACGGGGCAGCCCACCATGATGCAGCCTATGGCGCACTACCCTTCTCAG CCTGTATTCGCCCCGATGCTCCAGAGCAATCCCCGCATGATGACATCTGGCAGCCACCCCCAGGCCATTGTGTCGTCTTCCACGCCCCAGTACCCCCCCTCGGAGCAGCCCACGCCCCAGACGCTCTATG CTACAGTTCATCAGTCCTATCCCCACCATGCAACACAGCTGCACCCCCACCAGCCTCAGCCAGCCACCACCCCGACAGGGAACCAACAGCAGGCCCagcacgctgcccccagccctgtacaG CACCAGGGTGGGCAGCCGCCCCACCTGGccagtgcccagcagcagcagaacctgTACCACACAGCCACGCTGACGGCCACGCCGCCCTCCATCACGCCAGGGCCCAGCGCCCAGTCCCCCCAGAGCAGCTTCCCACAGCAGGCTGTCTACGCCATCCACGCCCaccagcagctgcagcacagctaCACCAACATGGCCCATGTCACCCAG GCCCATGTCCAGACTGGAATAACAGCAgcaccgcccccccaccccggggcgcCTCATCCCCCTCAGGTCATGCTGCTCCACCCCTCGCAGACCCATGGGGGGCCCCCCCAAGGCGGTGTGCCACAGAGTGGGGTGCCCACCCTCTCAGCCTCCACACCATCTCCATACACCTATATAGGACACCATCAAg TCTCACCcatcccagcagctcccattccaCCCCCCTGGAAATTGAAGCCTCGATTCCTGACTGTGAACTGA